In a genomic window of Dethiosulfovibrio salsuginis:
- a CDS encoding lipopolysaccharide biosynthesis protein, which produces MSRTRLFIENFLIYGVGNVLTKIVPFLMLPVLTRIITDPAVFGIFDIYTIIIRFGVPMAILGSYDAMFRLYFDGEDQSFRKQICSSSLSIVAVSGCLVLLVALFLWLYGYSPWQGKYSWLVLCAGLVISSQTIKRVIEAPTRMENKRRTIIILSLLGPIIYYAIAMGLALRNYPLQGLVAGNLLSGIVVLVLYGWLNRSYFTLKGVNKGHVKELLKIGIPLTPNFLVYWIFTSCDRFMIGHYLGMESVGLYGVGARLSAISQGIYMAFAGGWQYFAFSTMKDSDHTELMSRVFEVLGVLSIISLLVLLPFVDWIFSFMVAEGYRGASVVFPYLYISPLILMLSQIAGTQLQVVKKNYISTVNRFAGAVVNVVLNFILIPKWGIAGAAVATFLGYLVMIVAMVKVVSKMGKFTVSWKFIFIVLLSICYIPISLKLDNVFMSLGSFVIVSVVLWAYRSDLVLFVSRGNL; this is translated from the coding sequence GTGTCCAGAACCCGTCTTTTTATAGAAAACTTCCTGATCTACGGAGTGGGAAACGTCCTCACAAAAATAGTTCCATTTCTGATGCTGCCGGTGTTGACCCGAATCATAACCGACCCGGCGGTGTTCGGGATTTTCGATATCTACACCATCATCATCCGTTTCGGTGTTCCTATGGCGATTCTGGGCAGCTACGACGCCATGTTTCGGCTCTACTTTGACGGAGAGGACCAGTCTTTTCGTAAACAGATTTGCTCAAGCTCATTGTCCATAGTGGCAGTCTCCGGGTGCTTAGTACTTCTCGTCGCCTTATTCCTTTGGCTCTATGGCTACTCACCATGGCAGGGCAAATACAGTTGGCTAGTCCTCTGTGCTGGTCTGGTTATATCGTCACAAACAATAAAGAGAGTTATTGAAGCCCCTACCAGGATGGAAAACAAACGTAGAACCATCATAATCCTTTCCCTACTGGGGCCTATAATCTACTACGCCATAGCCATGGGGTTGGCGTTGAGAAACTATCCCCTTCAGGGACTTGTAGCGGGAAACCTCCTCAGCGGAATCGTCGTTTTGGTCCTCTATGGTTGGCTGAACAGATCTTACTTCACTCTAAAGGGTGTAAATAAGGGTCACGTCAAAGAACTATTAAAGATAGGGATTCCTCTTACCCCTAACTTCCTTGTCTACTGGATTTTCACCTCCTGCGACAGGTTTATGATAGGCCACTACCTGGGGATGGAGTCGGTTGGTCTTTATGGGGTTGGAGCCAGACTATCGGCAATAAGTCAGGGAATATATATGGCCTTTGCTGGAGGATGGCAGTATTTTGCCTTCTCCACCATGAAGGACTCAGACCACACCGAACTTATGTCCAGGGTATTTGAGGTTCTAGGGGTCCTTTCGATAATAAGCCTTCTCGTGCTTCTGCCCTTCGTGGACTGGATTTTCTCCTTCATGGTGGCAGAGGGGTATCGAGGGGCTTCGGTGGTATTCCCCTACCTCTATATATCGCCTCTGATACTCATGCTCTCACAGATAGCAGGAACCCAGCTTCAGGTGGTCAAAAAAAACTATATAAGCACTGTAAACCGTTTTGCCGGAGCTGTAGTAAACGTAGTTTTGAACTTTATCCTCATCCCAAAATGGGGAATCGCAGGGGCGGCTGTGGCGACTTTTCTGGGCTACTTGGTAATGATAGTGGCGATGGTTAAGGTCGTTTCTAAAATGGGAAAATTTACCGTGAGCTGGAAGTTTATATTTATAGTCCTTCTCAGCATCTGCTATATCCCGATATCTTTGAAACTCGATAATGTCTTTATGTCGTTAGGCTCCTTTGTAATTGTCTCGGTTGTTTTGTGGGCTTATAGGTCGGATTTGGTTTTGTTTGTCTCTAGAGGGAACCTCTAG
- a CDS encoding IS5 family transposase, with protein sequence MKQRSLFAEEIAYDSLEKVNDPLVRIEEAVDWSIFEQPLKDFREGLRQKDSLGGRKPFPPLLMFKILVLQALYNLSDDAMEFQVRDRLSFRRFLGLSLEAKVPDAKTIWLFREQLTKAKLMKPLFDLFDDHIRKSGFEAKKGQIVDASIVRVPIQRNKRDENRKIKDGEPPEDWPKNKRSQKDTDARWTKKNGKSFFGYKNHIEIDSQNKIIRKYSVTEASVHDSNVFEELIDPSNSSKDVYADSAYRSHEKITWLEEQGYRPKIQRKGYRGKPITWWERQGNRTRSKVRSRVEHVFGAQAMKTGNLIVRTIGKARASTAIGLRNLAYNIVRFSFLMMKSGALCSVPK encoded by the coding sequence TACGAATAGAAGAAGCGGTGGATTGGTCAATCTTCGAACAGCCGTTGAAGGACTTCCGGGAAGGACTCAGACAGAAGGATTCCCTAGGAGGAAGAAAGCCCTTTCCTCCTCTTCTCATGTTCAAGATCCTGGTGCTCCAGGCACTGTACAATCTGTCCGACGACGCCATGGAATTTCAGGTCCGGGACAGGCTTTCCTTCAGGCGCTTTCTCGGTCTCTCCCTGGAAGCAAAAGTTCCCGATGCCAAGACTATATGGCTTTTTAGGGAGCAGTTGACCAAGGCAAAACTGATGAAGCCTCTGTTCGATCTTTTCGACGATCATATCCGTAAAAGTGGCTTCGAGGCAAAAAAAGGCCAGATAGTGGACGCCTCTATCGTGAGGGTTCCGATCCAGAGAAACAAACGGGATGAAAACCGCAAGATCAAGGACGGAGAACCACCGGAGGACTGGCCCAAGAACAAGAGATCTCAAAAAGACACCGACGCCAGGTGGACGAAGAAAAACGGCAAAAGCTTCTTCGGCTACAAGAACCACATAGAGATCGACTCTCAAAACAAGATTATCCGTAAATACAGCGTAACCGAGGCATCTGTCCATGACAGCAACGTATTCGAGGAACTCATCGATCCCAGTAACAGTAGCAAGGATGTTTATGCCGACTCAGCTTATAGAAGCCACGAGAAAATCACCTGGCTTGAGGAACAAGGCTACAGACCGAAAATCCAACGGAAAGGATACAGGGGCAAACCCATCACATGGTGGGAGAGACAGGGGAACAGAACAAGGTCCAAAGTCCGAAGCAGGGTAGAGCACGTCTTCGGAGCTCAAGCCATGAAGACCGGTAACCTGATAGTTCGAACTATCGGGAAAGCCAGAGCTTCAACCGCTATAGGACTGAGAAACCTAGCCTATAATATCGTTCGATTCTCGTTCCTGATGATGAAGTCAGGAGCTCTATGTTCTGTACCCAAATGA